In Hippocampus zosterae strain Florida chromosome 3, ASM2543408v3, whole genome shotgun sequence, a genomic segment contains:
- the zpd gene encoding zona pellucida glycoprotein d has protein sequence MTSNDCQLAVILLLLLGFTHHQVTGICDVEICATNPERCVLSKDESTCKCVEGFYDDNCGKDAHIKVLCTKTYMGVRAREEFFMYYNTPVTSLHLPNRSCKAYREVINNVPYYMVKVAKNEYIGCGGKSLEKNFTHVTYTLSLQSEPQAVGNIIRDPVIKLDFTCIFPFIRTVSLPFPVEPISSEAMVRVDELDATIQMMLYTDHSYTTAFSSAPTVELGDQVYVEITVMEPADFFLLRINDCWATQSQQANASEGLVHSLLLNGCATDDTVTFHSLSEGESGLNGQSSTIHYSFAMFRFTVEPHLFYLHCTVQLCDPDDRISCTPNCKSITKREAVRVDTAQGLLSYGPIRIETPNKPVSNVVTTVVLPVAGVWAVGFILTLLIAVARAGSRKIVQTEQL, from the exons ATGACTTCAAACGACTGTCAG TTGGCGGTTATCCTCTTGCTGCTTCTTGGCTTCACGCACCACCAAGTAACAG GAATCTGCGACGTGGAGATTTGCGCCACCAACCCAGAAAGGTGCGTCCTGTCTAAAGACGAGAGCACCTGCAAGTGTGTGGAAGGATTTTATGATGACAATTGTGGCAAAG ATGCACACATCAAAGTCTTATGCACCAAGACGTACATGGGCGTCAGAGCGCGCGAAGAATTCTTCATGTATTACAACACGCCGGTCACGTCTTTGCACCTGCCCAATAGATCGTGCAAAGCATACAGGGAGGTCATCAACAACGTTCCGTACTACATGGTCAAGGTagcaaaaaatgaatacatcggATGTGGAGGCAAATCGCTTGAG AAAAACTTCACTCATGTCACATACACCCTGAGTCTTCAATCAGAGCCTCAGGCCGTTGGAAACATCATCAGAGATCCCGTCATCAAACTGGATTTTACATGCATCTTTCCATTCATCAGAACAGTCAGCCTGCCTTTTCCAGTTGAACCCATTTCCAG TGAGGCGATGGTGCGTGTCGATGAGCTAGATGCGACCATACAGATGATGTTGTACACGGATCATAGCTACACGACAGCTTTCAGCAGTGCCCCCACTGTTGAGCTGGGGGACCAG GTGTATGTTGAGATCACCGTGATGGAGCCTGCAGACTTTTTCCTCCTTCGCATCAATGACTGCTGGGCCACACAGAGTCAGCAAGCCAATGCCTCGGAGGGCTTGGTTCACAGCCTGCTTTTGAATGG GTGTGCGACCGATGACACAGTTACCTTCCACAGCCTGAGCGAGGGAGAGTCTGGCCTTAATGGACAGAGCTCCACCATTCACTACAGCTTCGCCATGTTCCGCTTCACAGTAGAGCCACACTTGTTCTATCTGCATTGCACCGTGCAGCTCTGTGACCCAGATGACAGAATATCCTGCACACCT AACTGCAAATCCATCACGAAGCGAGAAGCCGTGCGAGTAGACACTGCCCAAGGGCTGTTGTCATATGGACCCATCAGAATTGAAACACCAAATAAACCTGTGTCTA ATGTAGTGACAACAGTGGTGCTCCCTGTAGCAGGTGTCTGGGCTGTGGGCTTCATCCTCACCCTCCTCATCGCAGTGGCAAGAGCTGGCAGTAGGAAGATTGTACAAACTGAGCAGCTCTGa
- the LOC127598128 gene encoding LOW QUALITY PROTEIN: putative mediator of RNA polymerase II transcription subunit 12 (The sequence of the model RefSeq protein was modified relative to this genomic sequence to represent the inferred CDS: substituted 1 base at 1 genomic stop codon), whose product MPLQTEDVELPQARSVFPSLESLNSIQKQDIAPAASFPMSGDPTIPPVTPEVPQQFLRDPQESLPPESSNNDAVVVVAMSQIAAPSPPQPEQSQVPLFAQEGVAQLERWDXLQDGANPTLQQVIEAAVARQQQQLNAVLYSPTSSADTLQQHVQENMNSLRLGAADNSLSPQQLLQIQQQQMQQQQQQQQQQIQHFQQQQILSNLQQQHHHLQQLQQQVLGNMQIQQQLLLQPQDQQQLQQQHILENIQQQQLQQNQQQVINNIQLQDQQQNQILSNLQQHQLQQQQSQTLSNLQQQQLQEQQVLENLQQQLQAELLQPQIHSNPQVQQPVAHLQQPGEMLTIQTSFPTQPPSNTSPPQQLFQSPRPIAETQVTQQQVQAALLQNALTVLTSGSLNTEEQSTGSALYLSPNSQSQQQQQLAFISTMETSTSQPQPVTMFHNQPPAQLSQMQQQSTPMEQQQSPQQNQQQSPQLSIGQQGSLFQSIPNHSQPNPLPQNQLSQPQQTGLLLCTAELNP is encoded by the coding sequence ATGCCCCTACAAACTGAGGATGTGGAACTTCCCCAGGCACGCTCTGTCTTTCCTAGCCTCGAGTCTCTTAACTCAATTCAAAAGCAAGACATTGCCCCAGCGGCGTCATTTCCAATGTCAGGAGATCCAACAATCCCCCCGGTAACCCCAGAGGTCCCCCAGCAGTTCCTTAGAGACCCACAGGAAAGCCTGCCGCCTGAAAGTTCTAACAACGATGCAGTCGTGGTTGTAGCCATGTCCCAAATAGCAGCACCCTCTCCACCCCAGCCAGAGCAGTCACAGGTTCCCTTATTTGCCCAAGAAGGCGTAGCCCAGTTGGAGAGGTGGGATTAGCTCCAGGATGGAGCTAATCCCACACTCCAGCAGGTTATAGAGGCAGCTGTAgcccggcagcagcagcagctaaaTGCTGTGCTTTACAGCCCCACGTCCTCTGCAGACACTCTTCAACAGCATGTCCAGGAGAACATGAACAGCCTTAGGTTGGGAGCCGCAGATAATTCGCTGTCACCACAGCAACTGCTGCAGATTCAGCAACAGCAaatgcaacagcagcagcaacagcagcagcagcaaatacaacattttcaacaacagCAAATACTAAGTAACCTTCAACAGCAACACCACCATCTCCAGCAGCTACAACAGCAAGTCCTTGGAAACATGCAGATTCAACAACAACTTCTTCTACAGCCACAAGACCAACAGCAACTACAGCAGCAACATATTCTGGAGAACATCCAACAACAGCAGCTGCAACAGAATCAGCAACAAGTCATAAACAACATCCAGCTTCAGgatcaacaacaaaatcaaattcTAAGCAATTTGCAACAGCATcagctacaacaacaacaaagccaaaCATTGAGCAAcctgcagcagcaacagttgcaggaACAGCAAGTTTTAGAAAACCTGCAGCAGCAACTACAGGCCGAGTTGCTCCAGCCACAAATCCATTCCAATCCCCAAGTACAGCAGCCGGTCGCCCACCTTCAACAACCTGGTGAGATGCTGACCATCCAAACCAGTTTCCCAACACAGCCCCCATCTAATACATCGCCCCCACAGCAGCTTTTCCAGTCCCCCAGGCCTATTGCAGAGACCCAGGTTACCCAACAGCAGGTTCAAGCGGCCCTGCTCCAGAATGCCCTGACAGTCTTGACGAGCGGCAGCCTCAACACGGAGGAACAGTCCACCGGGTCGGCCCTGTATCTTTCACCGAACTCTCAGtcccaacagcagcagcagttggCATTCATCTCCACCATGGAGACATCCACCAGCCAGCCCCAGCCCGTTACCATGTTTCATAACCAGCCTCCAGCTCAGCTTTCGCAAATGCAGCAGCAAAGCACCCCCATGGAACAACAGCAATCGCCGCAGCAAAATCAACAACAGTCACCACAACTCTCCATTGGCCAACAAGGCTCTTTGTTCCAAAGCATACCCAACCATTCGCAACCTAACCCTCTCCCCCAGAATCAGCTCTCCCAGCCACAGCAGACAGGTCTGCTCCTCTGCACTGCAGAACTAAATCCCTAG